One stretch of Paraburkholderia fungorum DNA includes these proteins:
- a CDS encoding ion channel: MATEPQDRPSGFATGDAEASTDAQKRRARGSRELRLDDRTVIEHGMPTPLWQDLYHRALVVRWPIFFVSLAVLFLLLNTAFATLYMLGDGSIANQFPKGFGGAFFFSVETLATVGYGDMHPATIYAHWIATLEIFVGMSGIALATGLIFARFSRPHAKIVFARYAVVRPLDGRMTLMVRAANARQNVIAEARARLRIMRQETSIEGFPMRKLYDLTLVRDQHPVFKLGWLVMHVIDENSPLFGENAETLKARDTTLLLTLEGVDESTSQTMQARHLWACEQIYWHHRFADIMSERDGVSHIDYAHFDEILPLDAAPLAADVETQAAAR, encoded by the coding sequence ATGGCCACTGAACCACAAGACCGTCCTTCCGGATTCGCAACCGGCGACGCCGAAGCGAGCACCGACGCGCAAAAGCGTCGCGCACGCGGCAGCCGCGAATTGCGTCTGGACGATCGCACGGTCATCGAACACGGCATGCCGACGCCACTGTGGCAGGACCTTTATCACCGCGCGCTGGTGGTTCGCTGGCCGATATTTTTCGTGTCGCTCGCGGTGCTGTTCCTGCTGCTCAACACCGCCTTCGCCACGCTTTACATGCTCGGCGACGGATCGATTGCGAATCAGTTTCCGAAGGGCTTCGGCGGCGCCTTCTTCTTCAGCGTCGAGACGCTGGCGACCGTCGGTTATGGCGACATGCATCCGGCGACCATCTACGCGCACTGGATCGCCACGCTGGAAATCTTCGTCGGCATGTCGGGCATTGCGTTGGCGACCGGGCTGATTTTCGCGCGCTTTTCGCGGCCGCACGCGAAGATCGTGTTTGCCCGCTATGCGGTCGTGCGGCCGCTCGACGGCCGCATGACGCTGATGGTGCGCGCCGCCAACGCGCGTCAGAACGTGATCGCCGAAGCGCGCGCGAGGCTGCGGATCATGCGTCAGGAAACCTCCATTGAAGGCTTCCCGATGCGCAAGCTCTACGACCTGACGCTCGTGCGCGATCAGCATCCAGTGTTCAAACTCGGCTGGCTGGTGATGCATGTGATCGACGAAAACAGTCCGCTGTTCGGCGAAAACGCCGAGACGCTGAAAGCGCGCGATACGACGCTGCTGCTCACGCTCGAAGGGGTCGACGAATCGACGTCGCAAACCATGCAGGCTCGCCACTTGTGGGCGTGCGAGCAGATTTACTGGCATCACCGTTTCGCTGACATCATGAGCGAGCGCGACGGCGTGAGCCATATCGATTACGCACATTTCGACGAGATCCTGCCGCTCGATGCAGCACCTCTTGCAGCGGACGTCGAGACGCAAGCGGCAGCGCGATAG